One genomic segment of Brassica napus cultivar Da-Ae chromosome A3, Da-Ae, whole genome shotgun sequence includes these proteins:
- the LOC106355599 gene encoding uncharacterized protein LOC106355599, whose translation MKKTEMSRRDVIVGRGIWYVMAILSLFGLSISLNLMWPPGGKSPALSRFLRDGAVSATTFYAVTVLRYLLFTDPPPSTGCYKDFTTNKERIPQFLFAKLSILALLTSPSMYSLLVDHDVLVYMSLFTISLFTGGIGLIQLSDKFRMEMKNAYITLLCGWLCCLFCTYIFIYLPSIHVAMILAGVYWMFIFFHLFK comes from the coding sequence atgaagaagACTGAAATGAGTCGAAGAGATGTGATTGTAGGCAGAGGAATATGGTATGTAATGGCTATACTCTCGCTCTTTGGCCTCTCCATATCACTCAATCTTATGTGGCCACCTGGGGGAAAGTCGCCAGCATTGTCTCGGTTCCTCAGGGACGGCGCGGTGAGTGCCACAACATTCTATGCAGTGACGGTACTCAGGTATCTCTTATTCACCGATCCTCCTCCCTCCACTGGTTGCTACAAGGATTTTACTACAAACAAAGAGAGGATTCCTCAGTTTCTCTTTGCGAAGCTTTCCATATTAGCGTTACTGACATCTCCGTCAATGTATTCACTTTTGGTGGATCATGACGTATTGGTATACATGTCGTTATTCACCATATCGTTGTTCACCGGTGGGATAGGTCTGATTCAGCTATCAGATAAGTTTAGGATGGAGATGAAGAATGCTTATATCACGCTTCTTTGCGGTTGGTTGTGTTGCCTTTTTTgcacttatatttttatttacctcCCCAGTATACACGTGGCTATGATTCTTGCAGGAGTTTATTGGATGTTCATCTTTTTTCatctatttaaataa
- the LOC106353053 gene encoding 40S ribosomal protein S14-2 has translation MSRRKTREPKEETVTLGPAVRDGEQVFGVVHIFASFNDTFIHVTDLSGRETLVRITGGMKVKADRDESSPYAAMLAAQDVAQRCKELGITAMHVKLRATGGNKTKTPGPGAQSALRALARSGMKIGRIEDVTPIPTDSTRRKGGRRGRRL, from the exons ATG TCGAGGAGAAAGACCAGAGAGCCTAAGGAGGAAACTGTCACTCTCGGACCAGCTGTTCGTGACGGAGAGCAAGTGTTCGGTGTTGTTCACATCTTTGCTTCTTTCAATGACACTTTCATT CATGTGACTGATCTGTCTGGAAGAGAAACTCTCGTCCGTATCACCG gtggGATGAAGGTGAAGGCTGATCGTGATGAGTCCTCTCCTTATGCTGCTATGCTTGCAGCTCAAGATGTTGCTCAACGTTGCAAG GAGCTTGGGATCACAGCCATGCACGTGAAGCTCCGTGCCACTGGAGGAAACAAAACCAAGACTCCAGGCCCTGGTGCTCAGTCTGCTCTCAGAGCCCTTGCTCGTTCAGGCATGAAGATTGGTCGTATAG AGGATGTGACTCCAATTCCCACCGACAGTACACGTAGAAAGGGTGGacgcagaggaagaagactttGA